CGGATCGGGGACCCGGCAGCACTTAAAGCATTACTTTAAGTTACGCCCGCGCACGGGCCCTCCTTCTTCGGGGTATGGACAATGGATATCTCAATCGTGTCGAGTCTGAATTACTGGACGGTGCTGCTGGCCCTGTGGATTCCCTTGGCGGGGTGCACCCTGGCCGTTCTCTGGGACGACGAGGCCGAGGGCTGAGCCCTCCCTCCCCTCGGCTCCAGCCCTTCTGCGCCCCATATCCGCCCCGGATCGCCTTTACCTCTCTGCTAGAATAAAGCTGCCTTTCTTGATGTGGGGTTTGTCTTCATGCTGATGGAAGCCGACAAGATCATGTTTGAGATCTACCGCGAGGAGACTTATACCGGTAAGTATCGCGTGGTCTATTTCACCGAACTCAACGACCAGAACAAGGAATACGAGATCAATCGCGCCCTGTCGGGCGCGCATTTCTACGACGGCTTCATAAAGAATTACAAGAAGGACGAGGCCAAGGACATCATCGACGGCCTCCTCCGCCGCATGAACGACGGCGAAAAGCTCACCCCCAACGATATCGAGGCAGCTTTAGGAAGTCACATTCCGATAGGCGACAAGAAGGTTAGCTAGTCAGCTCGGTTGACTGAGTACCGAGTACTGAGTACTGACCACTGAGGTTTTCATGGCCGAATCCGCGGCAATCCAGAAAGCTCCCGGTCTGGTTCCTGACGAACAGAAGTTCGAACCCCGCTCCAAGGGCACGCTCACCGCGCGCAAGAAGAAGCCCAAGGAGCTGGCGGTGATCACGGAATGCTGCACCGGCTGCGCCGGCTCCCCCGCCTGCGTCGAGTACTGCCCGGTCGAAGACTGCATGTTCTGGGTTCCCGACGAGGACCATCCCCCCTTCGGGCGCATCCAGGTGGACCCGCTACTCTGCATCGGCTGCAAGAAGTGCACCAGCAAGGGCCCGGACGGCGCTTTCCTCGACGGCTGCCCCTGGGATGCCATCGTCATGGTCGATACCACGGAGGTCGAAAAAGAAGTCGGCCCCATGAAGTACTAAGAGCCTGTAACAAGACTCTCACAGGTCATCACCAGCCCAATGTCCGGTTTGTCCGTCACCCGGAACGACATTGCTAAAAGCGCCGGAGCATCGGTGAACAGTAGGCCTACTCGCGCAAGCGGTTGTGGATGAAGGACTTGTTCCGCAAATAGCGTCCCGCAGCCATTCTGGATGGAGCAAAGCACTTCCGACGCCGCACAACATCTCGGTATAATCCGCGCGACTGGAGCTGGGGATGGCGATAGCCGCAGGATCCCGGTTTGGTCCCTACGAGCTTATTTCGCTCCTTGGTGCTGGCGGAATGGGCGAGGTCTATCGTGCGCACGACCCGCGGCTGCGGCGCTACGTGGCCCTTAAGGTGCTGACGTCATCCCGCGCGACGGATGCCGACCGACTTCGTCGCTTCCAGCAGGAGGCGCAAGCCACCAGCCAGCTCAATCATCCCAATATCCTCGCTGTCTACGATGTCGGCCAGCAGGATGGCATTCCTTACATCGTGTCAGAGTTGCTGGAGGGTGAGACCTTGCGGCAGCGGATCACGCGAGAGCGCCTGCCGCTCCGGCGGGCCATTGAGCTCGCCATCCAGATTGCGCGCGGACTTGCCGCGGCTCACGAGCGCGGAATCATTCATCGCGACCTGAAGCCAGAGAACATCTTCATCACTCGGGACGGGCATACAAAGATCCTGGATTTCGGATTGGCCAAGCTGGTCCGCAGCGAAAATGCGGCCAAAGAGGGCACAACCCTTACGCTCAACACAGAGGCCGGCGTCATGCTGGGCACGGTGGGCTATCTGTCGCCCGAGCAGGCGCGCGGTTTGCCCACTGACCACCGCACCGACATCTTCAGTTTTGGAGCGATCCTCTATGAGATGGTTACTGGGTGT
This genomic stretch from Terriglobia bacterium harbors:
- a CDS encoding 4Fe-4S dicluster domain-containing protein translates to MAESAAIQKAPGLVPDEQKFEPRSKGTLTARKKKPKELAVITECCTGCAGSPACVEYCPVEDCMFWVPDEDHPPFGRIQVDPLLCIGCKKCTSKGPDGAFLDGCPWDAIVMVDTTEVEKEVGPMKY